The window AGCAACCAGGAAACTACTACTGTGGCAACATTTGAAGGTGCCAGTGTGCTCTGTCAGCTTATGCTCTTTGACTTGCCCTTATAAGGACAATATAGTTTCACAGCAACGAGCAACAGAACATAGCGGCAGCTATCTATACGGGAAATAAATCTTAGTGCACAGGCTCGCACCAGTCAGAGTTAATCTCAGGCTTAGTGTAACAGCTTGTAATTAATGTTGACAAACTATAATGTATTAGAAATAGTAGTGACCACTAATGGTTCATAGGTCTTTAGAAACTTCCTCATCATGCTTTAAAAACATCCAGTGCACTCTGGCCCAGCGCTGCACACTTTAACCTAAGGCTGCAGGGGAAAGCTTCTGAAAAGACTTTTGCCTCGTGTGCAGGCTTCTGCCGAATGTATCCGCTTTTCAGTGACACCAGTGCAGGTCTTGATCCCTGCTGAGCAGTGTCAGAAAGCAGAAGTAGCTACACGTTTGAATAATCGTAAAAAGacccacctttttttttcaatgtgtaCTCATGTATATCAGCTTTTCTGCAAAGATACCACCTCATTTAACACTGACTCCATAGCTTACACTGATGACCAGATAAATTACACTTAAATGTTCCAACCCCGAGGGAGCCTACTTTGTAGCTGTACAATGCAAGCAGTCATTTTCAGAATTCATTAATTGTGCCAGGCCCTTTTGACTTGAGCCTTGTTAATGTCCTCTCAGGGGAGCTCAGTAATGAGGCGCGGCATTCAGCCTTATGTTAGTTTGGGGAAATTATCATTATACATAGTCAATGAGGAGTAGGCCTGGTGGGAGGGCTTTTCCCAACAGGTGGCTCACAGATAACATTCAGAACAACCACGATTACACTCTCTCAGTGGGCATAAAAACAATGGTGGCGACACCTActcaaataaacaaagacattcACCGGTTGCTTTCTTTGGACCGACTTTCTTGTTGTGCTATATGTGACTGATTTGTTGAGCATCCCCGCAAAAACAATCTCCCGACATGCCGTTTCTTCTTTCCTTAGGCTGAGGGAGAGGTCGCTTCCCTTAACAGACGTATCCAGCTGGTTGAGGAGGAGTTGGATCGTGCTCAGGAGCGTCTGGCCACTGCTCTGACCAAGCTGGAGGAGGCTGAGAAGGCTGCTGATGAGAGTGAGAGGTGAGTTTTGCAAGGCAGCTCAGGCTCAGACAGTGAGGTAAACAGGCCATGTGACCATGTTTCCACTCCTTTGTAGAAGTGCTTCTGCCCTTTTTTAATATCGGAAAACATTTAAGCATTCACCTTAGGAGCACATTAAAGATTTACTTGCCAGCACTACTATTTAACCACATATGGGTCCTCAGGGAGAACTGCAGGAAGTCTGTCAGGTCTCACCACTTAATTCTTAACATTCTTTGACTGTTCCCGCACACAGAGGCATGAAGGTCATTGAGAACAGGGCCATGAAGGACGAGGagaagatggagctgcaggaGATCCAGCTGAAAGAGGCCAAACACATCGCTGAGGAGGCTGACCGCAAATATGAGGAGGCGAGTTTTTTAAGCATTTAGCTTTGAAATGGATAGCTCTGCAACAGACATTAATTCAGTTATAACAACTCTGATCTCTTCATTCTGTTGAACTTGTTTTAACCTAGTTATAACACTTGAATTTTCACTGGAAAGTTTGTAATATGTCCTGTAGCTTTTAAACCTTGTTTATAATTCACCAGAATTGGAGTTGTAAGGATAATCGTAAGCAGGTGAAACACTCTGGGCTGGATGTAACCCAGTGCTAACTGTCTCACGGTCATTTCGTGGTTGTTGTTTCTAAAAACTTTGTTGTGCTACACCAAAAGGTTGCCCGTAAACTGGTCATCATTGAGGGTGATCTGGAGCGTACAGAGGAGCGCGCTGAGCTGTCAGAAGGGTAAGtccttttgccttttttttttccacacacaaaATCTTTGCTTAAACTTGCACGTATGCTGGAATTGAAATACTCAGGAAGCTTCGAGCGCTAACACTTAAAAGTCTAGTAGTTGTTTCCATTTGAACAGTGTGCCCTGTGTTCTTACTGTATGTGCTGATTATTTGCATGCCCCTCGTGGTTTGAATGGTTTTGGCTTGCACATGCGCGCCACACCCACTAACAGGCGTGCTCGAAGAGTGGAGGATGAGCTAAGGGTTTTGGAGCAAAGCATGAAATCACTAGACTCCACAGTCGTACAGGTACTGCAAACAGAAAGCATAACACACTTGTATCTCTGAGTGGCTCTTCTCACTGCTTTGCTTGCTGTGCTTGCTCCTCTCCTTTATTGTGCTCTTTATTTCCAAGTGTAATTAGACTGTTTCATGCCTAACATGGCAGGGGCTGTGCAAGAATAACACCACAGAAAAGCATGATATTTCAATCCAAACAGATAAAAACACTGCTACTGTGTGTGAATTCAAGATTGACGTTCCTTTTCTCACATTCCTGCTCTGTTAAGGCACTTTTGAGGTACTTGGCGTTCCCTCCTTGTTAAAACCctgtagtttttatttattattttgtttcctctccccctctttccttctttttccctccaCCTTTTTATTTGTGTCTACCTCCGGATCTGTCCATCGTCGTCTCCGTCCTTTTTCCTACTCGTCCTTGGCAACTTTACCCCTTAAAACACCAGCAAATGCTCTGAACTTGAGGAAGAGTTGAAAACTGTGACCAACAACCTGAAGTCACTGGAGGCACAGGCTGAGAAGGTAAGTGCCACCCTTCCGGGCGACTGCATGCTGTCAAACCCTTGCAGCTCCCCTGCAGACTTGATGGATGGGGCGCAGAAGAGCCTCttcacttctgttttttttttaaaactcatttCTATAAATGCAGTGAAAATATTTAACTCTACGCACACGTTTACGGTTCcttattgctgttgttgtttttgaccCACAGTACTCACAGAAGGAGGACAAGTATGAGGAGGAGATCAAGGTCCTCACTGACAAGCTGAAGGAGGTACAGTTTCACAATGCCCCATCTGGTGTTTTAGGCTCACACCAGGATAATTTACACAAGTTTCCACATCAAGTGTTGGACTGACTTCTGAATCTGTCTCTGTAATGCAGGCTGAGACTCGTGCTGAGTTCGCTGAGAGATCAGTAGCCAAGCTTGAGAAGACCATTGATGACCTGGAAGGTAtgctttttggggttttttgtttgcttgcttttcTGCCTCCAAACCCAGAATGCTACTATGATTATTTTTGCAATGTTTATTGTATCATTGGAAGTGTTTTGGGTAAGTGTTTCAAAAAATCTCCTAGGTCcctttttcacatttctttttgaACTCTATCCTGCttcatcttctctttttttcagacAGCATCTTATTTCTATTTTGGTACTTCTTATCCTTTCACTATTACATTTAGTTGGTTGCTTTTTTCAGTTCCAGGTAGGAAAGGGTGGTTTTAAAGTTAAGCAGCGATATCAGGCTTAGGTGTTGATTTAGTCTTATAAGCACCACATTGCAGTGAAATACAGCC is drawn from Pelmatolapia mariae isolate MD_Pm_ZW linkage group LG7, Pm_UMD_F_2, whole genome shotgun sequence and contains these coding sequences:
- the tpm1 gene encoding tropomyosin alpha-1 chain isoform X5, encoding MAGVTSLDAVKRKIKSLQEQADGAEDRAERLQKELLAHRKAREQAEGEVASLNRRIQLVEEELDRAQERLATALTKLEEAEKAADESERGMKVIENRAMKDEEKMELQEIQLKEAKHIAEEADRKYEEVARKLVIIEGDLERTEERAELSEGKCSELEEELKTVTNNLKSLEAQAEKYSQKEDKYEEEIKVLTDKLKEAETRAEFAERSVAKLEKTIDDLEDKLFTPHQRRLLPAEQHLSALSSLFSIFFPLPSLSLLPFPPHVFMSTLLASHHLYRILESFCIV
- the tpm1 gene encoding tropomyosin alpha-1 chain isoform X2, whose protein sequence is MDAIKKKMQMLKLDKENALDRAEQAESDKKAAEDRSKQLEDDLVALQKKLKGTEDELDKYSEALKDAQEKLELAEKKATDAEGEVASLNRRIQLVEEELDRAQERLATALTKLEEAEKAADESERGMKVIENRAMKDEEKMELQEIQLKEAKHIAEEADRKYEEVARKLVIIEGDLERTEERAELSEGKCSELEEELKTVTNNLKSLEAQAEKYSQKEDKYEEEIKVLTDKLKEAETRAEFAERSVAKLEKTIDDLEDKLFTPHQRRLLPAEQHLSALSSLFSIFFPLPSLSLLPFPPHVFMSTLLASHHLYRILESFCIV
- the tpm1 gene encoding tropomyosin alpha-1 chain isoform X9 is translated as MDAIKKKMQMLKLDKENALDRAEQAESDKKAAEDRSKQLEDDLVALQKKLKGTEDELDKYSEALKDAQEKLELAEKKATDAEGEVASLNRRIQLVEEELDRAQERLATALTKLEEAEKAADESERGMKVIENRAMKDEEKMELQEIQLKEAKHIAEEADRKYEEVARKLVIIEGDLERTEERAELSEGKCSELEEELKTVTNNLKSLEAQAEKYSQKEDKYEEEIKVLTDKLKEAETRAEFAERSVAKLEKTIDDLEDELYAQKLKYKAISEELDHALNDMTSM
- the tpm1 gene encoding tropomyosin alpha-1 chain isoform X12 — protein: MAGVTSLDAVKRKIKSLQEQADGAEDRAERLQKELLAHRKAREQAEGEVASLNRRIQLVEEELDRAQERLATALTKLEEAEKAADESERGMKVIENRAMKDEEKMELQEIQLKEAKHIAEEADRKYEEVARKLVIIEGDLERTEERAELSEGKCSELEEELKTVTNNLKSLEAQAEKYSQKEDKYEEEIKVLTDKLKEAETRAEFAERSVAKLEKTIDDLEEKVSQAKEENLEMHQMLDQTLMELNNL
- the tpm1 gene encoding tropomyosin alpha-1 chain isoform X8: MDAIKKKMQMLKLDKENALDRAEQAESDKKAAEDRSKQLEDDIREMEKKLRVTEDERDKVLEEFQTAEEKLLTAEEVATKAEGEVASLNRRIQLVEEELDRAQERLATALTKLEEAEKAADESERGMKVIENRAMKDEEKMELQEIQLKEAKHIAEEADRKYEEVARKLVIIEGDLERTEERAELSEGKCSELEEELKTVTNNLKSLEAQAEKYSQKEDKYEEEIKVLTDKLKEAETRAEFAERSVAKLEKTIDDLEDELYAQKLKYKAISEELDHALNDMTSI
- the tpm1 gene encoding tropomyosin alpha-1 chain isoform X4 translates to MDAIKKKMQMLKLDKENALDRAEQAESDKKAAEDRSKQLEDDIREMEKKLRVTEDERDKVLEEFQTAEEKLLTAEEVATKAEGEVASLNRRIQLVEEELDRAQERLATALTKLEEAEKAADESERGMKVIENRAMKDEEKMELQEIQLKEAKHIAEEADRKYEEVARKLVIIEGDLERTEERAELSEGKCSELEEELKTVTNNLKSLEAQAEKYSQKEDKYEEEIKVLTDKLKEAETRAEFAERSVAKLEKTIDDLEDELYAQKLKYKAISEELDHALNDMTSISPLPST
- the tpm1 gene encoding tropomyosin alpha-1 chain isoform X14 yields the protein MAGVTSLDAVKRKIKSLQEQADGAEDRAERLQKELLAHRKAREQAEGEVASLNRRIQLVEEELDRAQERLATALTKLEEAEKAADESERGMKVIENRAMKDEEKMELQEIQLKEAKHIAEEADRKYEEVARKLVIIEGDLERTEERAELSEGRARRVEDELRVLEQSMKSLDSTVVQYSQKEDKYEEEIKVLTDKLKEAETRAEFAERSVAKLEKTIDDLEEKVSQAKEENLEMHQMLDQTLMELNNL
- the tpm1 gene encoding tropomyosin alpha-1 chain isoform X15 → MDAIKKKMQMLKLDKENALDRAEQAESDKKAAEDRSKQLEDDIREMEKKLRVTEDERDKVLEEFQTAEEKLLTAEEVATKLEDDLVALQKKLKGTEDELDKYSEALKDAQEKLELAEKKATDAEGEVASLNRRIQLVEEELDRAQERLATALTKLEEAEKAADESERGMKVIENRAMKDEEKMELQEIQLKEAKHIAEEADRKYEEVARKLVIIEGDLERTEERAELSEGKCSELEEELKTVTNNLKSLEAQAEKYSQKEDKYEEEIKVLTDKLKEAETRAEFAERSVAKLEKTIDDLEEKVSQAKEENLEMHQMLDQTLMELNNL
- the tpm1 gene encoding tropomyosin alpha-1 chain isoform X1, whose amino-acid sequence is MDAIKKKMQMLKLDKENALDRAEQAESDKKAAEDRSKQLEDDIREMEKKLRVTEDERDKVLEEFQTAEEKLLTAEEVATKAEGEVASLNRRIQLVEEELDRAQERLATALTKLEEAEKAADESERGMKVIENRAMKDEEKMELQEIQLKEAKHIAEEADRKYEEVARKLVIIEGDLERTEERAELSEGKCSELEEELKTVTNNLKSLEAQAEKYSQKEDKYEEEIKVLTDKLKEAETRAEFAERSVAKLEKTIDDLEDKLFTPHQRRLLPAEQHLSALSSLFSIFFPLPSLSLLPFPPHVFMSTLLASHHLYRILESFCIV
- the tpm1 gene encoding tropomyosin alpha-1 chain isoform X13, encoding MAGVTSLDAVKRKIKSLQEQADGAEDRAERLQKELLAHRKAREQAEGEVASLNRRIQLVEEELDRAQERLATALTKLEEAEKAADESERGMKVIENRAMKDEEKMELQEIQLKEAKHIAEEADRKYEEVARKLVIIEGDLERTEERAELSEGKCSELEEELKTVTNNLKSLEAQAEKYSQKEDKYEEEIKVLTDKLKEAETRAEFAERSVAKLEKTIDDLEDELYAQKLKYKAISEELDHALNDMTSM
- the tpm1 gene encoding tropomyosin alpha-1 chain isoform X16, whose translation is MDAIKKKMQMLKLDKENALDRAEQAESDKKAAEDRSKQLEDDIREMEKKLRVTEDERDKVLEEFQTAEEKLLTAEEVATKLEDDLVALQKKLKGTEDELDKYSEALKDAQEKLELAEKKATDAEGEVASLNRRIQLVEEELDRAQERLATALTKLEEAEKAADESERGMKVIENRAMKDEEKMELQEIQLKEAKHIAEEADRKYEEVARKLVIIEGDLERTEERAELSEGKCSELEEELKTVTNNLKSLEAQAEKYSQKEDKYEEEIKVLTDKLKEAETRAEFAERSVAKLEKTIDDLEDELYAQKLKYKAISEELDHALNDMTSM
- the tpm1 gene encoding tropomyosin alpha-1 chain isoform X10 — encoded protein: MDAIKKKMQMLKLDKENALDRAEQAESDKKAAEDRSKQLEDDLVALQKKLKGTEDELDKYSEALKDAQEKLELAEKKATDAEGEVASLNRRIQLVEEELDRAQERLATALTKLEEAEKAADESERGMKVIENRAMKDEEKMELQEIQLKEAKHIAEEADRKYEEVARKLVIIEGDLERTEERAELSEGRARRVEDELRVLEQSMKSLDSTVVQYSQKEDKYEEEIKVLTDKLKEAETRAEFAERSVAKLEKTIDDLEEKVSQAKEENLEMHQMLDQTLMELNNL
- the tpm1 gene encoding tropomyosin alpha-1 chain isoform X3 gives rise to the protein MDAIKKKMQMLKLDKENALDRAEQAESDKKAAEDRSKQLEDDIREMEKKLRVTEDERDKVLEEFQTAEEKLLTAEEVATKAEGEVASLNRRIQLVEEELDRAQERLATALTKLEEAEKAADESERGMKVIENRAMKDEEKMELQEIQLKEAKHIAEEADRKYEEVARKLVIIEGDLERTEERAELSEGRARRVEDELRVLEQSMKSLDSTVVQYSQKEDKYEEEIKVLTDKLKEAETRAEFAERSVAKLEKTIDDLEDKLFTPHQRRLLPAEQHLSALSSLFSIFFPLPSLSLLPFPPHVFMSTLLASHHLYRILESFCIV
- the tpm1 gene encoding tropomyosin alpha-1 chain isoform X7; this translates as MDAIKKKMQMLKLDKENALDRAEQAESDKKAAEDRSKQLEDDLVALQKKLKGTEDELDKYSEALKDAQEKLELAEKKATDAEGEVASLNRRIQLVEEELDRAQERLATALTKLEEAEKAADESERGMKVIENRAMKDEEKMELQEIQLKEAKHIAEEADRKYEEVARKLVIIEGDLERTEERAELSEGKCSELEEELKTVTNNLKSLEAQAEKYSQKEDKYEEEIKVLTDKLKEAETRAEFAERSVAKLEKTIDDLEEKVSQAKEENLEMHQMLDQTLMELNNL
- the tpm1 gene encoding tropomyosin alpha-1 chain isoform X11, encoding MDAIKKKMQMLKLDKENALDRAEQAESDKKAAEDRSKQLEDDLVALQKKLKGTEDELDKYSEALKDAQEKLELAEKKATDAEGEVASLNRRIQLVEEELDRAQERLATALTKLEEAEKAADESERGMKVIENRAMKDEEKMELQEIQLKEAKHIAEEADRKYEEVARKLVIIEGDLERTEERAELSEGRARRVEDELRVLEQSMKSLDSTVVQYSQKEDKYEEEIKVLTDKLKEAETRAEFAERSVAKLEKTIDDLEDELYAQKLKYKAISEELDHALNDMTSM
- the tpm1 gene encoding tropomyosin alpha-1 chain isoform X6, which encodes MDAIKKKMQMLKLDKENALDRAEQAESDKKAAEDRSKQLEDDIREMEKKLRVTEDERDKVLEEFQTAEEKLLTAEEVATKAEGEVASLNRRIQLVEEELDRAQERLATALTKLEEAEKAADESERGMKVIENRAMKDEEKMELQEIQLKEAKHIAEEADRKYEEVARKLVIIEGDLERTEERAELSEGKCSELEEELKTVTNNLKSLEAQAEKYSQKEDKYEEEIKVLTDKLKEAETRAEFAERSVAKLEKTIDDLEEKVSQAKEENLEMHQMLDQTLMELNNL